The following are encoded together in the Puntigrus tetrazona isolate hp1 unplaced genomic scaffold, ASM1883169v1 S000000513, whole genome shotgun sequence genome:
- the soat2 gene encoding sterol O-acyltransferase 2, translating into MSTYDTSDTAVHRSRGRTEENGSIRQHDNHSDTSDITLRREDMERMKAELLRRVQSRLTELLERALSDSIQSLYRNTHTHPDHTHTRDRHKLDQGKVFVARCSLLDELFEISHIRTIYHMFIAALLLFIISTLAVDYIDQGRLVLDLDLFYYAFGQLGTVVWAWTLMFLYTLLGPYHVLSVWASLNDGGGWRTRVSALTALTLCVAQTSMLGIFPVYVVLRYQLPPASRFIIILEQIRLVMKSYSFIRETTPAVLRSARRTGDADKQQPHTSGVKPREPLRYPSLSSYLYFLFCPTLIYREVYPRNPCVRWNYVGMNFLKILASLFYLYFILQRLCIPVFRNKSNQPFSTRTFILALFHAAFPGMLILMLGFYAFLHCWLNAFAEMLRFADRMFYKDWWNSTSFANYYRTWNIVVHDWLYHYSYRDFLWLTGHKLRSVATLSVFAISALVHEYAFTLGFGFFYPVMFCTFAGIGVVFNFAMNDKRKSPVWNIIMWTCLFIGQGVHVCLYCVEWYAQIQCPRSGTSFWELVTPRSWTCYQ; encoded by the exons ATGTCAACATACGACACGAGTGACACGGCGGTGCACCGCAGCAGAGGACGGACTGAAGAGAACGGCTCCATCAGGCAGC ATGATAATCACTCAGATACGAGCGATATAACACTGAGAAGGGAAGACATGGag AGGATGAAAGCGGAGCTGCTCCGCCGCGTCCAATCACGTCTGACCGAGCTCCTGGAGCGAGCACTCTCAGACTCCATCCAGTCGctctacagaaacacacacacacacccggatcacacacacacccgcgaCAG GCACAAACTGGATCAGGGGAAGGTGTTTGTGGCCCGATGCTCTCTGCTGGA TGAGTTATTTGAGATCAGTCACATCAGGACCATCTACCACATGTTTATTGCtgctctcctcctcttcatcatcagcACTTTAGCAGTGGACTACATCGACCagggcag gctgGTTCTGGACCTGGATCTGTTCTATTACGCGTTCGGTCAGCTGGGGACGGTGGTCTGGGCCTGGACGCTCATGTTCTTATACACTCTTCTCGGCCCGTATCACGTCCTGAGCGTCTGGGCTTCACTGAATGACGGCGGCGGCTGGAGGACTCGTGTGTCTGCGTTGACGGCGCTAACGCTGTGTGTGGCGCAGACGAGCATGCTGGGAATCTTTCCCGTGTACGTGGTCCTGCGTTATCAGCTGCCGCCCGCTTCACGATTCATCATCATACTAGAACAG ATCAGACTGGTGATGAAGAGCTACTCGTTCATCCGTGAAACCACGCCGGCCGTTCTCAGGAGCGCGCGGCGGACGGGTGACGCCGATAAACAGCAGCCTCACACGAGTGGAGTCAAACCCCGAGAGCCCCTGAGATACCCGTCTCTCTCCAGCTACCTGTACTTCTTGTTCTGCCCGACTCTGATCTACCGGGAGGTTTATCCGCG AAACCCGTGCGTCAGATGGAATTATGTCGGCATGAACTTTCTGAAG ATCTTGGCCAGTCTGTTCTACCTGTACTTCATCCTGCAGCGCCTGTGCATCCCTGTGTTCAGGAACAAGAGCAACCAGCCGTTCAGCACACGCACGTTCATCCTGGCGCTCTTCCACGCCGCTTTTCCAG GGATGCTTATTTTAATGTTGGGTTTCTACGCCTTCCTGCACTGCTGGCTGAACGCCTTCGCCGAGATGCTGCGCTTCGCCGACCGGATGTTTTACAAA GACTGGTGGAACTCGACGTCTTTCGCTAATTACTATCGCACGTGGAACATCGTGGTACACGACTGGCTTTATCACTACAGCTACAGAGACTTCCTCTGG CTGACGGGACACAAGCTCCGATCGGTCGCCACGCTCTCCGTTTTTGCCATTTCTGCGTTAGTTCACGAGTACGCCTTCACCCTGGGCTTCGGGTTCTTCTACCCGGTCATGTTCTGCACGTTCGCCGGCATCGGAG TGGTGTTCAACTTCGCCATGAACGACAAGAGGAAGAGTCCGGTGTGGAACATCATCATGTGGACGTGTCTGTTCATCGGTCAGGgcgtgcatgtgtgtctgtACTGTGTGGAGTGGTACGCTCAGATCCAGTGCCCTCGCAGCGgg